GTCAGCATGCTTTCATTCACCATGCACTCCCCTGCCAGCAGGGCGGCATCGCAGGGCAGAAGCAAACCCTCGGCTGGAATCACAATACAGTCCCCTGGAACCAGCTCCTCAGAGCTCACACACTCCTCCTCTggaaaaacagacaaacattaAAAGCCACATTAAAAACACTGAGCCTTTTTCTGGCGTTTGATAAGCAACTTCACCTCCCGTGTCTCTACGCACGGTCACGTTCACTATCAACCGGGCCATGCGGCGGAGAGTGGTGCTTTGCTGCAGAGACAAAAATACATCTACTTACTATTTTAATTCACAATACAACAAAACAGCTCTGAAGActtgaatgaacaaataatatTCGCATACCTTACGAATCTCATAAAGAGACACGCCAATTGAAATTAAGGATATGATTAGGATACAAGCAGCATAATAATAGTATCTGTCTGACATCCACAGGATGATGCTGAACACCTGAAATATGTAGAATGGATTgagcacctgaaaaaaaaaaatatgatcaatATATGATCAATATATGAACCTTTCACAAAGCATTTCACTTAAAAAATCCAGGGAATGATGCTGTTTAATCAACACACACTGTTTATAATTGCAAGGTACAGATTTCACTGTATTTGTAAATCATTATAgtgttaaaaaagtaataaagaaCAGGTCTACCTCCTCAAAGAGAAGCTGTAAGTAAGATTTCACAGGTACATCAATGACATTGGCCCCAAAAATCTGCTTTCTGtaggaaaaaaaatgtgtaaggcaaacaacattttttttataattcatgtagGCATTGAAAGGGTACAGACCTTGTGCTTTGGTCTGCTTTACTCAGTCCTTGTTGTTGGCCATGCAAGTCAGCGCAGGTCCAGCCTTCATTGAGAATGCTGTAGACATAAGAtcatttactaaaactaaatttcaGGTTGCCTAGAGTAAacttatacatacataaatatcaaACAGTACCTTGCTTTGCAAAAGGCTCCTTTCCTGGCAATCCATATGTAGCGCATGCCCTCAAACACATAGTATGTGAGCTGTGTTTTCTAGATGGAAGAAAAACAAGACACAATCAAGCAGATGCAACGGAAATGTACATTACACCATCTTTTTTGACTGCCCTTATGTTACCTTTTCACTGTGTAGCTGCACGGTGTCTCTCCATTCATTCTCATCTGTCTCTCCTACTGCGAACTCCAAACTGGAAAAGTTCAACAAAAGGGTTTGATTAATAGCTCTATGTTattgaaaatcatttaaatatgaaattaatattataaataaataaatacagtaaaaaacacagTTATGAAAATATACTGTCTGggcattaatttttttattaaacccagGACAAATTATCTTGAGTACAACAAATACTACCATGACACAGAAATAGCTTTTAAATTACATGGAACAATATTTGAccattgaaatattatatattttttcctacatTACAGCAAATGCAGTTTAGGTGAGAaagtgcttaattgtcatgaaaatattgtcacaatgaaaaataatttaatgggattctaattatttaaaattagattCAAATACTGTGAAATCACATTGTTAcattcaattataaaaaataaaaaaactgaaaaaaaaaaaacattcaaaattgcaactttattcttttgattttggaCTGAAATTCAATATttgtataaatctaaatctaaatatcaTGCTATGGTATAGGTTTGCACTTTCATGACttttagtaaacattttaaatgtttttaaaatgcaaagaatGTTTAAACACAAGTAGCTGGATCCTTTCTGTAGGAaactaaaataatgcataaatacaaAAAAGGAAAGCATGCGATATAAATGTACTGTGGGTCTCACCGGCCTTCCTCAATATCCTCTGTAAGCACATCTACTACAAACTGCTGTCCATATCGGTCCTGTCAtaaccaaataaaacaaatatatcctTCCTTATTATGGAAAAGCTGTCATTTTCTGTAAATTCTTCTcccacttaaattttttttttttttacatccagtGTCTAATGTCTGagtaaaacaaattttaataccTTTAATAGCAAAACATCCGCCATTGAAATGGGACAGGATTTGCAGCGGGCCAGGATGCTGAGGCGAGGGCGCCAGTTGAAGAGCACTAGTAGCAGGCCTAAAGAACATACCGCCCCAATACGACACAACCACACCTTCCAGCACACCCATTTGTACCCCTGAACATCCTGAGAAACAAATAACATGATAAAATAATCAGATCTAGACATAACAAGAAACATATGTGTAGTTTTCCAACATAGTACCATGTGTGAGACGGCACTGAGCTCCTTGGGTCTTGGATCCTTTATGAGGGGTTCTGTGTCTGCAGAGGTCACCCCATCCAGCCCCGGACCACAGCTCCCTAAAAGACAAGATCCGCAACTGGTCCTGTTGAGCAGTAGTTCCTTAAGTGCACTAAGCCATAAGTGCAAACACACTACATAACCTGTGTAGTGCACACTCCCTTTTTGTAAATACAAGAAGAGACTCTACCATCTGACGTCAGTAGGATATGACATTGATTGTAATGTTGAGATCAAACACATCCACGTTGTGATTAACATGCTGGCAAATTGTCATTTTCTAGCtatgaaaaatgaattaaatggcTATTTGCTTTTATATGTTTTGAAGAAAGGTTTGTAAAGAGATTTTTAAAAGGTTAAGGCAGAGACACTTGTGAGTTTATCCAAAGTCATGGAGGATTTTAAACTGGAAGAAGCAAACTGAAAACATATCTTTCCTCTTTTTTCAGGTCATGTGCTTGCTTTGTGATGTTTCTacacaaccaaaataaaaaatgctgactTTTACATTGCAAATGCTTCCTTCAAATAAGAGTGAGAAACCACGAAACAGCAAACTTTTATCACAaacaacttgattttttttttacgttccaAGATTTAATGGTGTTTGTTAAGTAATTATAATTTCGTCATACACTGTGTTGAAACAtacttgtattaaatatttataacggTGGGCTGAACGATATTCTTAAGAAATTAAGTATTTTAGCAGCAGAAACTttgcaatacaataaaatactgggctatttattttttatttttttaatctttttagtaACGTTAGAGGTTGAAAAACAGGTTCATCCACTTCAGTACAGCAGAAAATACAAAAGACCTGAGGAAATATCAAGCAGTAAATGTGCTAGAAACATAATACCCCCTTTCAACACTATTTCTGAGGTCAACTGACTTTGATTCCacataatgtaaaatatgccTAATTAGAGTTTCAGTCAGTTCTAACAGCTGAAACGACTAACGTTACTATGTTTAAAACTAACTGTATAACGTTATGCTAAACGAATAACTTTACAGGTGTAATTTTCAAAAGATCTTACCACCTTTGGTCTTTTCCCTGATGCAAGTTCCTAACAAAAGGTCCAAAAATATTTACCACAAGACTTGTCTAAGAAATATAGATTCTTGTGGCTGAAATACCCACATTACAGTAATACAGTCCGTAAGCTTTGGCGCTCTAGCGGTTACTAAACCGGACTTcgtgcgtcttgcggaagaacttTGTAGCCGgtgctacttctctctgtttatgtctgtaACGAATCACGCAGATACCGGCTATTCCGCAGTCTAAAccagtccgaatataaacacttaataTAGGTGTACCGTATTGGTTCAGGATAAGCCAAAACaagttttgaaaatgaattaatggtgtactcacttattatacaGACTGTGTACaatttgaacacacaaaaaagttaCGTAGGCACTGCATAGGAAATGCTCCTGTCCAGGTAAACCAAAGCAAAGTCTGTCTCTttttaacaacaaaaagaaaactttCTATTAGGCAATATgtatatgcaaatgttttttattaggttttcagtcttgaatgtttattttgtttgtttgttttttttgcagcaatgatcagttaataaaaacaaagtgaCTTAGAACCTGTAAGTTGCCTATACAATACTAATATATTTACATCACtcagataagttttttttttttggacgttttgataaaatgtttaaaacccATTGCATTATGTAAAATTAAGCTcgttttgtacacacacacacacacagagattgttttattttattaaaatcctAATTAATCTAACTTTCTGACATCATACATTGAACACATGACTAAAACAAAAGCAATCTACAGATAAAATTTTCTGCTCTTGATCAACAATCAGATCAACTAAACAAATGTACGATATCCAGTTTTATTCATATctcatgcaaaataaatgtacagcttgtaaatacataaaatttaaGATTAAACTGTAATCAGCAAAATACCTAAGTGATGCGGTTGATTCACAAGCTCAGCTCTAGTAgcattttattcttgtttttacaGACAGGCGAACAGGACTAACTCATACCTGGTGAATTCATCTATTAACAACAGAGTGAGCACTAAAGCCTATACTCTTATTCAGACATTCATGTACAGTATAACTACAATCAGGTTCAAATGGAAATGAAAAGCAGTTCTTGTTGTAGATTTACACTTCATCAGGTGTAAATACAGGTCTCCACTATCAAAGAATATCCCACATTAGCAAACACTCCATGCTGAATTTACACAATCATTTAAACCATGTACATGATATTTTCTGCATTTACAAGTCAGATGGCAGACAATCTCTTTTCTTTATAAGTTGCCATCATTTTCTTAATTTCTGCTATGGCTTTTCCAGGATTGAGTCCCTAAACAGAAGAGAGGACAAAACGgattcaatttaaaatacaggaaaaaaaaaacgggaGACACAAAACACAAGCTATtgcatataaacatttatttaaagggatagtccacccaaaaatccAAATAGTTTCAtctgttcccattgacttccattgtagattttgtccatacaatagaagtttatagtaaattaaaaaagtttgctTTGGTTCTTTaatgttccaaagaagaaagcaGGTCATACAATTTTGAAATGATGACTATATAAGATGATGCCAATTTTTTAGgtggtgaactgtcccttaatTTCCAATAACAGAGAATCTAGTTCATCTAAGTAAAGTGTTGTTTTCCAGTTTAATGGGAAGATGGCATACCTTTGGACATGTCTTTGTACAGTTCATTATTGTGTGACAGCGGTAGAGGGAGAAAGGGTCCTGTAATTTGGACAGACGCTCTTCTGTAAACTCATCTCGAGAGTCAATCATCCACCTATACGCCTGAGAATTGGATACAAAACAACAGAGATGTGAGGGCAAAGATGTAAAACTCACTGTGATCCAGACTAACAAAGACTTAACTGGTAGATTCATTATTGTTAAATTAATCAACAATGATAAATGGCTGTTTATTGTCCATATAAGCAGTGCtataaggaaaagaaaaaaacctgcATGAGCACAGCTGGACCAAGGTACTTGTCTCCATTCCACCAGTAACTCGGACAACTAGTGCTGCAGCACGCACACAGAATGCATTCATACAAACCATCCTATAGGCATGggaaaaagtgtttaaaaaatcaTTAGCAAAGATAACAATCATCCTTCACACTAACAAAAATCAGCAGAATATTCAGAAAAGGTTTCGAACCAGCTTTTGGCGGTCCTCGATTGACTGGAGGTACTGCTCTTTTCCCTGCTTTGACTCGTCCTTCTTTTTTAAATACGGCTCGATGGACTTGTACTGTGCATAAAAATTGCTCATATCCTAAAACAACAAGAAATAGGATCAGTTTGAAAATGTAGGTTAATtctatttgacaaataaatagtCATATTGTCATATGTTGTCACTGGGATTTTCAGTTAACTGTGGTTTACTCACAGGAACAAGATCTTTCACCACATACATGTGAGGCAGGGGGTAAATCTTCATCACTTTGCTGGTATTTGTATCTATTTTGTTTAAGCAGGCTAAGGTGTTGCCCCCATTGATGTTCATAGCACATGAGCCACAGATACCTGTAAATTATATACAAAGAAATTCAATAACATTCTGGCGTAATGATGTaatatattaaaggaatagttcacccaaaaattctaaatttccccaaatctgttttgttgaagaaacaaactcatctacatcttaaatggcctgagggtgagtaaatactcagcaaattctcatttttgggtgggCTATTACTTTAACAGGACACAGACTGCTCAAAAgagtacaatgtatttatttttaattctattttaatttgtttacccTCTCTACATGAGCGTCTAAAGGTGAGTGTTGGgtccatttcatttttaattttgatgagAGCATCAAGAACCATTGGACCACATCTAGGATAAGAAAATGGCATTAAAATTTTGTGTTATTCAGAAATTCGgtccaattttatttatttattcaaagcaAGTAAACTGATATGTAACAACGGTGTAAATATCTGTAGCTTACGTGTTCAAATCAACCTCATAGGTTTGCATGCGGGGCTTGTCTCCAGGTGTGTCAGGGTCCCATCTGTAAATctgaaatgtctttatttttggcTCAGGGGCAGCTGCTGTCTGGGCATACCGCACCAGCTGATATAGAGAGAGGAAAGCAAAAGATGAGCTCAACACAAGACAGCTGATGCTCAATGCTGAGTTTACTGAGAtcacatatataaaacacattacaTCCCTCCAACCTTAAAATATATTTGGTAAAATTAAAACAGatgactttatattttttttcatggctTTGTCGGGtaagtaaatacattaatataccaatgctttttttttttatccaaggTGTCTTTGTTCTGAAAAAATGAAGCCACTGGTATAAGCCACTGAGCGCCACCTCTAGGTGTAATAGAGAAGTGTGCGGGAGTTATATCACCTTGTTACTCAACTCACTTTGAAGGTAAAATTGAGTATTAATATCACTATTCCATACTAGAagataagtttaattaaaaaaacgtCACATTTATGTAATCTGATGAAGCAGATGTTTTATAAGCTAATCAACAGCGGTTATGTAACTTGATTAAAAAGGTTAACGCTTTATCTGTCAGCTAACCAGCTCAGCCCACAATTCACACGTGACAAATTCGTTACAACGAAAACGTCCTAATATATTACGATGGTCTCGTACATTTTCACATAATCACCTTGCACACGCATAAGATGCTGACAGATGCGGATTCTTAACACAACTTACCACCAACGTCCTAAAGTTGCGAAAAGCAACAGCACTGCGAGTAAAAGAAATGCAAGCTAACATCCTCCACTTCTGTGTTGTTATGTATTGTAGGAGTTACTTTCTTCGCATGAGCGGCTTCAGCAGTTTCAGATATGTAAGCTGTGATCTGCTCCTCCTCCAAATGCCAGCTGGGCGTGAATTTGTCCTTCGTCAATAAAGAGCGACACAAAGACTCGTACGCAACAAGAAGCTGAAGCGTCTTTCAGGCATCCCACGGTTAGGTAAAGCTTGGAAACAATGTGGAAACATTATGGTTTCCAGGTATTAAAATTCATATAATTATAAatggagtttttattttattttatttttagttgatCAGCACTTTTTGCTTATatagattataataaaaatataaataccttaattttttaaaatgtgagatCCCCCATGACTTTAACtatgaaaaaataaacttttctgtAAATATCGGCTGCTGATATTAAAATccatataaaaaaatgataagcAGATGCAAAGGCCACAATCTGTATATGATATAAGGATCAACAAAGGTCAGGTTTCGCACAGTAAAAACCTAAACAGCCCTAAACATAAATAGGCATACTTAAACTAAACTGAGAAACATCGCATAAATTTACCATTATATTGCATATTTCTGAGACTTTATCATAATAGTTATGAAACGTCTGACATCTTCATTCTTTTCATTCAGACATTGATTACATTTAGAGAAATAGTCAAACGTGCCATGCAGGTCAAAACCTCAAATCATTTTGAGGGAACTGTTCTCTCAAAGTATTAACCTAAATACTATTTTAGGTTAAAGGCCCACagatattcatattatatatatcccTGATTCAAACCCAACTATGTTGAGCACTGTGATGTGGTTCATTTTATCTTAGTATTTTGTTGCTTaacctgtctgaaaacattaGTGCAAACAATTATTCAGGTTTTtgctgacccccccccccccccattacttTAGAAGTGAAAACAGGGTAGAgtgcattttaaaacacatttgacaGCATTTTGAGATAAACCCATAGGAACAGAGCACAATGACATAGAAGTCTGCCGTTTTAGAAGCTCAGACACTTTTCCATGGCTATAACAGCGGAAAACTGGCCTACGTGTATTTAATCTTGTAGAGTTCCCGAGATGCGAATCGATCTTGAGTGAGGTTTTCCTCGCTAGTTTGAGAGACATCAAGAATTACGGTTGAAGGAGCATTAAAACATCCCTTCAAGGGAAAACAGGAATGGTGTTCATCAGTCTTGTCTCATTTCCAGAGATCTGCAGTGACTCCTGGATCAAAAGCAATCTTATTCAGGCCTCAAGTGGAGTAGTCCACGTTTATCTGTCAAATGAGTcccacttctgccagaagagcttCTAATAAATCCCTTTGACCTTATGAGTCACTGTAGGGTATACTCAGGCAAATTGGAAAGGATTTTATGTAAATCCGTCAGTGTCCTCAGTCAAGTTAAACAATTCAGATATTTAATTTGCCACCCAAAACAGAGCACATTTATAGCCTTATGTGGCTTAATGTCAGTCACTGTAAATCtgtcaaatatgaaatgtttgaaaaaagtctcttatgctcaccaaggctgcatttatttgaaaaatactataaaaacggTAAAGTTGTTACAAGAACTCTTttcaatttcaatgtattttaaaatttaatttattcctgtgatggcaaagctgcattctcagcagtcattactccccAGTCTTTCTTTGGTGCTCAATTATAATCAATTATTACTGGTTGTCAAATACTAATAGATCTTCTTATTATCTTATATtatcagcatattcaaataatttctgaaagatcatgtgtcactgaagactggagcagtgatgctgaaaattcaactttgccatcaaagaaataaat
This Carassius gibelio isolate Cgi1373 ecotype wild population from Czech Republic chromosome A23, carGib1.2-hapl.c, whole genome shotgun sequence DNA region includes the following protein-coding sequences:
- the LOC127944258 gene encoding succinate dehydrogenase [ubiquinone] iron-sulfur subunit, mitochondrial-like, encoding MLACISFTRSAVAFRNFRTLVLVRYAQTAAAPEPKIKTFQIYRWDPDTPGDKPRMQTYEVDLNTCGPMVLDALIKIKNEMDPTLTFRRSCREGICGSCAMNINGGNTLACLNKIDTNTSKVMKIYPLPHMYVVKDLVPDMSNFYAQYKSIEPYLKKKDESKQGKEQYLQSIEDRQKLDGLYECILCACCSTSCPSYWWNGDKYLGPAVLMQAYRWMIDSRDEFTEERLSKLQDPFSLYRCHTIMNCTKTCPKGLNPGKAIAEIKKMMATYKEKRLSAI